The proteins below come from a single bacterium genomic window:
- a CDS encoding sugar transferase yields the protein MIPIILFAYNRPDHLRRTLDCLRENRVPLIYAFSDGPCTPDKAAAVAQVRDMLRAIDWCDVVLCERELNLGLGRSILAGVTEVL from the coding sequence ATGATTCCAATCATCCTTTTCGCATATAATCGGCCCGACCATCTGCGTCGGACGTTAGATTGCCTGCGAGAGAATCGTGTCCCGCTGATCTACGCCTTTAGCGATGGCCCATGCACGCCGGACAAAGCGGCAGCCGTGGCCCAAGTGCGGGATATGCTTCGGGCTATCGACTGGTGTGATGTGGTGCTTTGCGAACGGGAATTGAATCTCGGACTGGGACGCTCAATTCTTGCCGGTGTTACAGAGGTGTTG